One Deltaproteobacteria bacterium genomic region harbors:
- a CDS encoding DEAD/DEAH box helicase, with product MSNFSEEHVQRVLQNFLSESIPEHIRDGAQYLIADGGIQKIDVRRNEDSWDIEGLIQGDDFQTYTSELSVNLEQETVHAYCNCQDSFSGICRHVAATVQGLLSRFDVQHEVETQPAKSEWKHSFRYFFSTALEPEPGHHYLIFRFFAESGRLQVEFFRARQNKSGLSTVQNPVTLEQIARNPDWCEISPELPRVAEQIGQYLDYYGHRVEVPFGLMTWFFWAIKNEYYQFWEETEQPVRIESTPMRLQLRPRFTDDGLSFDIMLGREGKVPFSILNQKINFYGQLPLWVCLKHSFYPVQTGLRPSLIQDLVLNPPVIPHADISEFLDRVWTQIPASDLHGQDEFLERMQPIFVPATYNPKLFLNEEGSLLTLEIQNIYETEHGDISLPGPNQDLQTGSYQFEGKSFLIRRDQEEEEVLLTTLMDMNFQPRSNAIWFLEPDEAITFLLDAYPKLVEAYRVFGEKDLTRYKVRLTPPNVVAVVETQEEDKWFNLEISVEYDDISVPIDKIWKAWTQGKRYVQLKDGSYTSLPESWLEKLGHKLIALGLDPEKPPKKRFENFEAPVLDKILEDIPETTSDGFWDTLREKIHDFTEIKPVNTPKGLNATLRPYQLQGVSYMNFLREYHFGGILADEMGLGKTIQTLTFLQYMKEQGHGGPNLIIVPTSVLPNWEREAQKFVPDMKRLVIYGARRENMFKKIETSELIITTYALLRRDLDELTKFEFNAVILDEAQNIKNPNTITARSVRKMQARFRLCLSGTPIENTLLELWSLFEFLMPGFLGSQAAFQKGFVKPIKDGDDDSLNYLKARVKPFILRRTKNEVAKDLPPKIENTYYSALLDDQMELYAALAKKLKEQVMQDVEEKGIGQSQISILDALLKLRQICCHPRLLKLDMPGLNTNLSSGKFEAFKDLVTSIIDDGHKVLVFSQFVQMLHIIRNWLHMVEIPFCYLDGTSKDRFDQVDKFNNTPEIPIFLISLKAGGTGLNLTSADYVIHYDPWWNPAVEDQATDRTHRIGQTRQVFSYKMICENTVEEKILKLQESKKGIADSIIPGQSAWKSLTRSDLEMLFEV from the coding sequence ATGTCTAATTTTTCCGAAGAACACGTGCAGCGCGTCCTGCAAAACTTTTTGTCCGAGAGCATTCCAGAACATATTCGCGACGGGGCCCAGTATCTTATCGCCGACGGGGGCATTCAAAAAATCGATGTCCGACGCAACGAAGACTCCTGGGATATCGAAGGCCTGATCCAGGGCGATGATTTTCAGACGTACACATCCGAACTGAGCGTCAACCTCGAACAGGAAACAGTCCATGCCTATTGCAACTGTCAGGATTCCTTTTCCGGCATCTGTCGGCACGTGGCGGCCACGGTCCAAGGCCTGCTCTCGCGCTTCGACGTCCAGCACGAGGTCGAAACGCAACCCGCGAAATCCGAATGGAAGCACAGCTTCCGCTATTTTTTCTCCACGGCCCTGGAGCCGGAACCGGGCCACCACTACCTGATTTTCCGCTTTTTCGCCGAATCCGGCCGATTGCAGGTGGAATTCTTCCGGGCCCGCCAGAACAAATCCGGCCTGTCCACGGTCCAGAATCCCGTCACCCTGGAACAAATCGCCCGCAATCCCGATTGGTGCGAAATTTCTCCGGAGCTGCCCCGCGTCGCCGAGCAGATCGGACAGTACCTGGACTATTACGGCCACCGGGTTGAAGTTCCCTTTGGGCTCATGACCTGGTTCTTCTGGGCCATCAAAAACGAGTACTACCAATTCTGGGAAGAAACCGAACAGCCGGTACGCATCGAAAGCACGCCCATGCGGCTCCAGTTGCGCCCCCGTTTCACCGACGACGGCCTGTCCTTCGACATCATGCTCGGTCGCGAGGGCAAGGTGCCCTTCTCCATTCTCAATCAAAAAATAAACTTTTACGGCCAGTTGCCCCTGTGGGTCTGTCTCAAGCACAGCTTTTACCCTGTTCAGACAGGGCTTCGGCCCAGCCTGATCCAGGATCTGGTTCTCAACCCGCCGGTCATCCCCCACGCCGATATCTCGGAATTTCTGGATCGGGTCTGGACCCAAATTCCGGCCTCGGACCTCCACGGCCAGGACGAATTTCTGGAACGGATGCAACCCATTTTCGTGCCGGCGACCTACAACCCCAAACTTTTCCTGAACGAGGAAGGCAGCCTGCTGACGCTCGAAATCCAGAACATCTACGAAACCGAGCATGGCGACATCTCCCTGCCTGGCCCGAACCAGGATTTGCAGACCGGCAGCTACCAGTTCGAGGGCAAATCCTTCCTCATCCGCCGCGATCAGGAAGAGGAAGAGGTTCTGCTGACCACCCTCATGGACATGAACTTCCAGCCGCGCAGCAACGCCATCTGGTTTCTGGAACCCGACGAGGCCATCACCTTCCTCCTTGATGCCTACCCCAAGCTGGTGGAGGCCTACCGCGTTTTCGGCGAAAAGGACCTGACCCGCTACAAGGTGCGCCTGACCCCTCCCAACGTGGTGGCTGTCGTGGAAACGCAGGAAGAGGACAAATGGTTCAACCTGGAGATCAGCGTCGAATACGACGACATTTCCGTACCCATCGACAAAATCTGGAAGGCCTGGACCCAGGGCAAGCGCTATGTCCAGCTCAAGGATGGTTCCTACACCAGCCTGCCCGAATCCTGGCTGGAAAAACTTGGGCATAAGCTGATCGCCCTGGGCCTTGATCCGGAAAAACCGCCCAAGAAACGCTTCGAGAACTTCGAAGCCCCGGTTCTGGACAAAATCCTGGAAGACATTCCCGAAACCACCTCCGACGGATTTTGGGATACCCTGCGGGAAAAAATCCACGATTTCACGGAAATCAAGCCCGTCAACACGCCCAAGGGGCTCAACGCCACCCTGCGTCCGTATCAGTTGCAGGGCGTCAGCTACATGAACTTCCTGCGCGAGTACCATTTCGGCGGCATCCTGGCCGATGAAATGGGCCTGGGAAAAACCATCCAGACCCTGACCTTTCTCCAATACATGAAAGAGCAGGGGCACGGCGGGCCGAATCTGATCATCGTCCCGACCTCGGTTCTGCCCAACTGGGAGCGCGAGGCCCAAAAATTCGTGCCGGACATGAAACGTCTGGTCATCTATGGGGCCAGACGCGAGAACATGTTCAAAAAAATCGAGACGTCGGAACTGATCATCACCACCTACGCCCTGTTGCGTCGGGATTTGGACGAACTCACAAAATTTGAATTCAACGCCGTTATCCTGGACGAAGCCCAGAACATCAAGAACCCAAACACCATCACGGCCCGCAGTGTACGCAAGATGCAGGCCCGGTTCCGGCTCTGTCTGTCGGGCACGCCCATTGAAAACACGCTGCTTGAGCTGTGGTCCTTGTTTGAATTCCTCATGCCCGGATTCCTGGGTTCCCAGGCCGCCTTCCAGAAAGGCTTCGTCAAGCCCATCAAGGACGGCGACGATGACAGCCTGAATTACCTCAAGGCCCGGGTCAAACCCTTCATCCTGCGCCGTACCAAAAACGAAGTGGCCAAGGACCTGCCACCAAAAATCGAAAACACCTACTACTCCGCCCTGCTCGACGACCAAATGGAGCTGTATGCGGCCCTGGCCAAGAAGCTCAAGGAACAGGTCATGCAGGACGTGGAGGAAAAGGGCATCGGCCAAAGCCAGATCTCCATTTTGGACGCCCTTTTGAAGCTTCGCCAGATCTGCTGCCATCCAAGGCTCCTGAAGCTCGACATGCCCGGCCTGAACACCAACCTGTCCTCGGGCAAATTCGAGGCGTTCAAGGATCTGGTCACGTCCATCATCGACGACGGCCACAAGGTCCTGGTCTTCTCGCAGTTCGTGCAGATGCTGCATATCATCCGCAACTGGCTGCACATGGTGGAAATTCCCTTCTGCTACCTGGACGGCACCTCCAAGGACCGCTTCGATCAGGTGGATAAATTCAACAACACGCCCGAGATTCCCATTTTCCTGATCTCGCTCAAGGCCGGCGGCACGGGCCTCAACCTGACCTCGGCCGACTACGTCATCCACTACGATCCGTGGTGGAACCCGGCCGTGGAAGACCAGGCCACGGACCGCACGCACCGTATCGGCCAGACCCGACAGGTGTTCTCCTATAAAATGATCTGCGAGAACACGGTGGAAGAAAAAATCCTGAAACTTCAAGAGTCCAAGAAAGGCATCGCCGATTCCATCATTCCTGGCCAGTCTGCCTGGAAGAGCCTGACCCGCTCGGATCTGGAAATGCTCTTCGAGGTCTGA
- a CDS encoding DUF2784 domain-containing protein, whose protein sequence is MYHLAANAILLLHLIFIATVIFGGFAVARWPRLAWAHLPAMLWGFLVEAAGWYCPLTDLENTLMRQAGHAAQADDFLARTLLALIYPEGLTREIQIGLAAMVLATNAAIYGWIWTRRRRPRHRVP, encoded by the coding sequence ATGTATCATCTCGCCGCCAACGCGATTTTGCTTCTTCACCTCATCTTCATTGCCACGGTAATTTTCGGCGGATTCGCCGTGGCGCGCTGGCCACGCCTGGCATGGGCCCACCTGCCGGCCATGCTCTGGGGATTCCTGGTCGAGGCGGCGGGTTGGTACTGCCCGTTGACGGACCTGGAAAACACCCTCATGCGCCAAGCTGGCCACGCCGCCCAGGCCGACGACTTCCTGGCCCGCACCCTCCTGGCCCTGATCTATCCCGAAGGCCTGACCCGCGAAATCCAAATCGGTCTGGCCGCCATGGTCCTCGCAACCAACGCCGCCATTTACGGATGGATTTGGACACGGCGGCGACGGCCGCGCCATCGCGTTCCCTGA
- a CDS encoding molecular chaperone DnaJ: MRLSECYSLLELSPGASLDEIKTSYRKLAFKYHPDLNPGDARAAARFTRLNEAYVLLKKHRESTPGSGSAKRVYSAETIRQEEEAKARPGTGRKQSAFYTRQEEVLKDILNDPFAKQVFEDIFSKLKRGVDPADGPRTGATAHPSQEKPAREVGVKWGGRSVNLDVGAGLLGSIKGWAARQLDDHQTVYMPARNLIPGTTLRVQIRHRFQSAPRTIEVVLPMDFVVGRPIRLKGLGRHLGPWHGDLYLRLLARASAEA, encoded by the coding sequence ATGCGTTTGTCCGAATGTTATTCCCTGTTGGAGCTTTCGCCCGGGGCGTCCCTGGATGAGATCAAGACCAGCTACCGCAAGCTGGCGTTCAAGTATCATCCGGATTTAAACCCCGGGGACGCGCGTGCCGCGGCCCGTTTCACCCGCCTCAACGAAGCCTATGTCCTGTTGAAAAAGCATCGGGAATCGACGCCGGGTTCCGGCTCGGCAAAACGCGTCTACAGCGCCGAGACCATCCGCCAGGAAGAAGAAGCCAAGGCTCGGCCTGGCACCGGGCGCAAGCAAAGCGCGTTTTACACGCGGCAGGAAGAGGTGCTCAAGGACATCCTGAACGATCCCTTCGCCAAGCAGGTATTCGAGGATATTTTCAGCAAGCTCAAGCGCGGCGTCGATCCGGCGGACGGGCCTCGAACCGGGGCCACGGCTCACCCCTCCCAGGAAAAGCCCGCCAGGGAGGTTGGCGTGAAATGGGGCGGGCGGTCCGTCAATCTGGACGTGGGCGCGGGGTTGCTTGGCTCCATCAAGGGCTGGGCCGCGCGTCAGCTCGATGACCATCAAACCGTGTACATGCCCGCCCGCAATCTTATTCCGGGCACGACGCTACGCGTCCAGATCAGGCACCGTTTTCAGTCCGCTCCGCGCACCATCGAGGTGGTTCTGCCCATGGATTTCGTGGTTGGCCGGCCGATCCGCCTCAAGGGTCTGGGGCGGCATCTGGGGCCATGGCACGGGGATTTGTATCTGCGTTTGCTGGCAAGGGCCTCGGCCGAGGCATGA
- a CDS encoding YkgJ family cysteine cluster protein, translated as MIDSVFDCKMCGHCCQGRGGIVASASECERLATYLGLSVGEFCEAYTEWQGVKRVLRSREDGFCIFFDPEKACTVHPAKPDVCRAWPFFRGNLVDEVSWELAQDYCPGIRAASGHAEFARQGVAYLVENGLTKQGRPDEANALKIGDLVDRI; from the coding sequence ATGATTGATTCAGTATTTGATTGTAAAATGTGCGGGCATTGCTGTCAGGGCCGGGGGGGGATTGTCGCTTCCGCGTCGGAATGCGAACGCCTGGCCACGTATCTGGGCCTGTCCGTGGGTGAGTTTTGCGAGGCCTACACCGAGTGGCAGGGCGTGAAGCGGGTGCTGCGCAGCCGTGAAGATGGATTTTGCATTTTTTTCGATCCCGAAAAGGCCTGCACAGTGCATCCTGCCAAGCCGGATGTCTGCCGGGCCTGGCCGTTCTTCCGGGGAAATCTGGTGGACGAGGTCAGTTGGGAATTGGCGCAGGATTATTGCCCCGGCATCCGGGCCGCCAGCGGCCACGCCGAGTTCGCCCGCCAGGGCGTGGCCTATCTGGTCGAGAACGGGCTGACCAAGCAGGGACGACCTGACGAGGCCAACGCCTTGAAAATCGGTGATTTGGTGGATCGGATCTGA
- the mqnC gene encoding dehypoxanthine futalosine cyclase encodes MTTRITPGEARYIWDMHDVFTLGGLAHERRLTMHPEKIVTYIVDRNINYTNICISACKFCAFFRGPGENGGYVLPTEDILAKVQETVDLGGYQILLQGGMNPDLPLSYYTDLLATLKRHFPQVAVHGFSPSEIWFMSQEARRPLAEIITKLRAAGLDSIPGGGAEILVNEVRSRVSPRKCTADEWLQVMETAHGLGMRTTATMMFGQGETFEQRIEHLERLRELQDRTGGFTAFIPWTFQPRNTRMEMPETSSHEYLKFLALSRLYLDNIDNIQASWVTQGPMVGQLALLWGANDFGSTMIEENVVAATGVHFRLPEKALRTLVERAGFTPRRRTMDYTLCEAAQ; translated from the coding sequence ATGACTACCCGAATCACCCCCGGCGAGGCCCGGTACATCTGGGACATGCACGATGTCTTCACCCTGGGCGGACTGGCCCACGAACGCCGTCTGACCATGCATCCGGAAAAAATCGTGACCTACATCGTGGACCGCAACATCAATTACACCAATATCTGCATTTCGGCCTGCAAATTCTGCGCGTTCTTCAGAGGTCCGGGCGAGAACGGCGGTTATGTCCTGCCCACCGAGGACATCCTGGCCAAGGTCCAGGAAACCGTGGATCTGGGCGGCTATCAGATCCTGCTTCAGGGCGGCATGAACCCGGATCTGCCCCTTTCCTATTACACGGACCTTCTGGCTACCCTGAAACGCCATTTCCCACAGGTCGCGGTGCACGGGTTCTCGCCGTCGGAAATCTGGTTCATGAGCCAGGAAGCCAGGCGTCCCCTGGCCGAAATCATCACGAAATTACGCGCCGCCGGCCTGGATTCCATCCCCGGCGGCGGGGCGGAAATCCTGGTGAACGAAGTCCGCTCCCGTGTCTCGCCGCGCAAATGCACCGCCGATGAATGGCTGCAGGTCATGGAAACGGCCCACGGGCTGGGGATGCGCACCACGGCGACCATGATGTTCGGCCAGGGCGAAACCTTCGAGCAGCGGATCGAGCATCTGGAACGCCTGCGCGAACTTCAGGACCGCACCGGCGGCTTCACGGCCTTTATCCCCTGGACCTTCCAGCCCCGCAACACGCGCATGGAAATGCCCGAAACCTCGTCCCACGAGTACCTCAAATTTCTGGCGCTAAGCCGCCTCTATCTGGACAACATTGACAATATCCAGGCGTCCTGGGTCACCCAGGGCCCCATGGTCGGACAGCTGGCCCTGCTTTGGGGCGCCAACGATTTCGGCTCGACCATGATCGAGGAAAACGTGGTCGCGGCCACCGGCGTGCATTTCCGTCTGCCGGAAAAAGCCCTGCGCACCCTGGTCGAACGGGCCGGGTTCACCCCTCGGCGCCGGACCATGGACTACACCCTGTGCGAGGCGGCACAATGA
- a CDS encoding aminopeptidase P family protein: MTFTTLEQLPLSEVRARADRLRAHVRELYPNASGLLVFSRLSIYYLSGSWANGMLWAPLDGDPVLLCRKGLERSRLDSPLAQILEYKSYSQVPGLLKEAGAPLGDEVAVEMSGLPWSMGELLRSKLPGVSFVSGDMAINWTRAVKTEWELNKLRLAGARHDRALNDTLPDLIRPGMTEREISLAVWDAFYRHGHQGMMRMQNAGEEIFLGHVAAGDSGNYPSVFNGPLGLRGAHPVLPFLGYAGKVWKKDEPLAIDCGFCLEGYHTDKTQIYWQDESRVPEAAEVAQDFCQQIQDYLAGHLKPGAIPAHLYRECIKIALQNDLGEGFMGLGRNKVGFLGHGIGLAIDEWPVIAPSFERPLEENMVLALEPKIGIPGLGMVGVENTFLVTPAGGQSLTGERFGPTFISC, from the coding sequence ATGACATTCACCACGCTGGAACAGCTCCCCCTGTCCGAAGTCCGCGCCCGCGCGGACCGGCTGCGCGCCCATGTGCGCGAACTCTACCCCAATGCCTCGGGACTGCTCGTTTTCTCCCGGCTGTCCATATATTACCTGAGTGGGTCCTGGGCCAACGGCATGCTCTGGGCGCCTCTCGATGGCGATCCCGTTCTGCTCTGCCGCAAAGGCCTGGAAAGATCGCGGTTGGATTCGCCCCTGGCCCAGATCCTGGAATACAAATCCTACTCCCAGGTGCCAGGCCTGCTCAAGGAAGCTGGAGCACCCCTGGGCGACGAGGTCGCCGTGGAAATGTCCGGACTGCCCTGGTCCATGGGCGAACTGCTGCGAAGCAAGCTGCCAGGCGTGTCCTTCGTGTCCGGCGACATGGCCATCAACTGGACCCGGGCCGTGAAGACCGAGTGGGAACTAAACAAACTGCGCTTGGCCGGAGCCCGGCACGACCGGGCCCTGAACGACACCCTGCCCGACCTCATCCGCCCGGGCATGACCGAACGCGAAATCTCCCTGGCTGTGTGGGACGCCTTTTACCGGCACGGACACCAGGGCATGATGCGCATGCAGAACGCGGGCGAGGAAATTTTCCTCGGCCATGTCGCGGCCGGCGATTCGGGCAATTACCCCAGCGTTTTCAATGGGCCCCTGGGCTTGCGCGGAGCCCATCCGGTGCTTCCCTTTCTGGGCTACGCCGGCAAGGTCTGGAAAAAAGACGAACCCCTGGCCATCGACTGTGGCTTCTGTCTGGAAGGCTATCACACGGACAAAACCCAGATTTACTGGCAGGACGAATCGCGCGTCCCGGAAGCGGCCGAGGTGGCACAAGATTTCTGCCAACAAATCCAAGACTATCTGGCAGGCCACCTGAAGCCCGGCGCAATACCGGCGCACCTGTACCGTGAATGCATCAAAATCGCCCTTCAAAACGACTTGGGCGAGGGGTTCATGGGACTGGGCCGGAACAAAGTCGGCTTCCTGGGACACGGCATCGGCCTGGCCATCGACGAATGGCCGGTGATCGCGCCGTCTTTCGAGCGCCCCCTCGAGGAAAACATGGTCCTGGCCCTGGAACCCAAGATCGGCATCCCGGG